Proteins encoded together in one Nostoc sp. PCC 7524 window:
- a CDS encoding helix-turn-helix transcriptional regulator, whose product MTLTLKLQEWEEEIWDTTAQDITSSSDVQLFEYLSQLSQKFGQGGVKNIEVHPEICLSIFDYELCEDVVVKFPESEHPLQFSVCLSGTSIDEYGGKLGAGYTCISGGGMQRQMLVKSSKSRHTGIDIHMSANLLQIFFPNRDGEILPQLRLLAKGDDWQTLIYPEITNAIEQIVKQMICCPYQGITKQMYLQGKVIELMALQLAPILNNQGELPPSPQLKPTTVNRVHHAREILHFRLENPPSLAELAQMVGISDRTLRYGFKALFGTTVFNYLTQKRLERAEQLLRNGGLTVAEVANLLGYSHLGHFAAAFKRQFGITPSECLLGKKSISAL is encoded by the coding sequence ATGACTCTGACCTTAAAACTGCAAGAATGGGAAGAGGAAATTTGGGACACAACAGCCCAAGATATTACATCTAGCTCAGATGTGCAGCTATTTGAGTATTTATCCCAATTATCCCAGAAATTTGGTCAGGGTGGTGTAAAAAATATTGAAGTGCATCCAGAAATTTGCTTATCAATTTTTGATTATGAGCTGTGTGAAGATGTAGTGGTAAAATTTCCAGAGTCAGAACACCCGTTACAGTTCAGTGTTTGTCTGTCTGGCACATCGATCGATGAATATGGTGGAAAGTTGGGAGCAGGGTATACTTGCATCTCTGGGGGTGGTATGCAGCGTCAAATGTTGGTGAAAAGTTCTAAATCTAGACATACGGGTATTGATATTCATATGTCTGCTAATTTGTTGCAAATTTTTTTCCCCAATCGTGATGGCGAAATACTTCCCCAATTGCGTTTACTAGCTAAGGGCGATGACTGGCAAACCTTGATTTACCCAGAAATTACAAATGCTATAGAACAAATAGTCAAGCAAATGATTTGCTGTCCCTACCAGGGAATCACAAAACAAATGTATCTGCAAGGAAAAGTCATAGAACTTATGGCTTTACAGTTAGCTCCGATTTTAAATAACCAAGGCGAATTACCGCCATCACCACAGCTTAAACCCACAACTGTTAACCGCGTTCATCATGCTAGGGAAATTCTGCACTTTCGTTTAGAAAATCCACCGTCATTAGCGGAATTAGCACAAATGGTAGGCATTAGTGACAGAACTCTGCGCTACGGATTTAAGGCATTATTTGGTACAACTGTATTTAATTATCTCACACAGAAGCGTTTGGAGAGAGCCGAACAGCTTCTGCGAAATGGGGGGTTAACTGTAGCGGAAGTGGCGAATTTATTAGGTTATTCCCATTTGGGACATTTTGCTGCGGCTTTTAAACGTCAGTTTGGGATTACACCCAGCGAATGTTTGTTGGGTAAAAAATCTATTTCTGCTTTGTAA
- a CDS encoding TonB-dependent siderophore receptor, protein MCFWLGISLLGYFINCAIAQSAMAEVEAKGKNPEIIELGEFKVSGTTIDGLLSQSPTPINSPATQREAIAITGVKANPTDKGVEVILETTQGEQLQLTNRNEGNNFIADIPNAQLRLSSGEAFTFRSVKPIAGITEITVTNIDANTVRVTVNGETALPTVELFDGDEGLIFAVVSTTTALQQPQEQPTTETPPEEPTAQQDEPIELVVTGEQDRYRIPNASTATRTDTPVRDIPQSIQIIPQEVLRDQRADISSALLNAPSVRNAAPSNFDSLRLQVRGFFSQSTLNGIKETNGLASNVGPDLTGIENIEILLGPNSVLLGSTSPGGTVNFVTKQPLRDPYYFIEATVGSFDFYRGEVDLSGPLDDEKKALYRLNASYRDQGFFTDLSQTRNLVIAPVLSLELSKNTNLSIEGIYKNLEQENNNLGLPAIGTIFSNPNGNIPRTRITNEGDLDVTTARIGYRLEHKFNENWSLNNSFRYGYLNYDGTGLNVGTRLLDDNRTLLRTANDLNDRYRDYRLTTNIIGKFTTGAIKHQLLFGIDLGRLNNNLKFTGRSGAPIDLFNPIYGQPVGAITFESDTNTVTDELGIIIQDQVAIADNLKLLVSGRFDTFTQTNRDLLTATETSQSVSAFSPRVGIVYQPIPPISLYANYSRSFEPAIGQAFDGSDFEPTRGTQYEVGVKADLNQRLSTTLAFYDITQSNVLTDDPNNIGFSVQTGEQRSQGIELSLAGEISPGWNIFASYAYNDARVTEDNSIPIGNRVQRTTPHAASLWTTYEIQRGNLQGLGFGLGLFYVGDRAGDTGNTFEVPSYLTTNAAIFYKQDRFRAAINIRNLFNVDYFENAFNRLRVSPGEPFTVQGTISWTF, encoded by the coding sequence ATGTGTTTTTGGTTAGGTATTAGTTTATTAGGATATTTTATTAATTGTGCCATCGCTCAATCAGCTATGGCTGAAGTGGAAGCAAAAGGGAAAAATCCAGAAATCATCGAACTAGGTGAGTTTAAAGTCTCAGGTACTACTATTGATGGTTTGTTGTCTCAGTCACCAACACCAATTAATTCTCCTGCAACTCAAAGGGAAGCGATCGCAATCACGGGTGTAAAAGCCAATCCCACAGACAAAGGTGTAGAGGTAATTTTAGAAACAACCCAAGGAGAACAACTACAACTCACAAATCGCAATGAAGGTAATAACTTTATTGCAGATATTCCCAATGCTCAGTTGCGTTTATCTTCAGGAGAAGCGTTCACATTCCGTTCGGTAAAACCAATTGCGGGAATTACTGAAATAACAGTTACGAATATTGACGCAAATACTGTACGAGTAACCGTGAACGGTGAAACGGCTTTGCCCACAGTTGAATTATTTGATGGGGATGAAGGACTGATTTTCGCAGTTGTATCTACGACAACAGCATTGCAGCAACCCCAAGAACAGCCAACAACTGAAACACCACCAGAAGAACCAACAGCGCAGCAGGATGAACCAATTGAATTGGTGGTGACGGGAGAGCAAGACAGATATCGTATACCAAATGCTTCAACTGCAACGCGGACAGATACTCCTGTGCGAGATATTCCCCAATCGATTCAGATTATTCCTCAAGAGGTGTTGCGGGATCAACGCGCCGATATATCTAGCGCGCTGCTGAATGCTCCTAGTGTGCGTAACGCCGCACCTTCTAATTTTGACTCGTTGCGATTGCAAGTGCGAGGCTTTTTTAGCCAATCCACATTGAATGGTATTAAAGAGACTAACGGTTTAGCCTCTAATGTAGGGCCTGATTTGACAGGAATCGAAAACATCGAAATTCTTCTAGGGCCAAACTCCGTTTTACTTGGTTCAACATCTCCAGGCGGAACAGTCAACTTTGTCACCAAACAGCCTTTACGAGATCCTTACTACTTTATTGAAGCAACTGTGGGTAGTTTTGATTTTTATCGTGGTGAAGTGGATTTATCGGGGCCTCTAGATGATGAGAAAAAAGCACTATATCGGCTGAACGCATCTTACAGAGATCAAGGGTTTTTCACTGATCTGAGCCAAACTAGAAACTTAGTGATTGCGCCAGTTTTGAGTCTGGAACTGAGCAAGAATACGAATCTGAGCATTGAAGGAATTTATAAAAATCTAGAGCAAGAGAACAATAACTTAGGCTTACCTGCGATTGGAACGATATTTTCTAATCCTAATGGTAATATACCTCGTACCCGCATTACTAATGAAGGTGATCTGGATGTCACAACTGCCAGGATTGGGTATAGATTAGAGCATAAATTTAATGAGAATTGGTCATTAAATAATTCTTTTCGATATGGATACCTTAACTATGACGGTACTGGACTCAACGTTGGAACAAGGCTTTTAGACGATAATCGCACCCTATTAAGAACAGCTAATGATTTAAACGATCGCTATCGTGACTATAGACTAACGACAAATATTATCGGCAAGTTTACAACAGGTGCAATCAAGCATCAATTACTATTTGGTATTGATCTAGGAAGGCTGAACAATAACTTAAAATTTACGGGTAGATCAGGCGCACCCATTGATTTATTTAATCCCATTTACGGTCAACCAGTGGGAGCAATAACATTTGAGAGTGATACTAATACCGTCACTGATGAACTTGGCATCATCATACAAGATCAGGTGGCGATCGCCGACAACTTAAAATTACTCGTCAGTGGTAGATTTGATACTTTCACCCAAACCAACAGAGATTTGCTCACCGCTACAGAAACAAGTCAATCAGTAAGTGCCTTTAGTCCCCGTGTGGGGATTGTATATCAGCCAATCCCGCCCATTTCCCTGTATGCTAACTACAGTCGCTCATTCGAGCCAGCCATTGGTCAAGCCTTTGATGGTAGTGACTTTGAGCCTACAAGGGGTACGCAGTACGAAGTTGGGGTGAAAGCAGATTTAAACCAGAGGCTTTCGACAACACTGGCGTTTTATGATATTACCCAATCGAACGTTTTAACTGACGATCCAAATAATATAGGCTTTTCTGTGCAAACTGGAGAACAGCGCAGCCAAGGTATTGAACTGAGTCTTGCAGGTGAAATTTCACCAGGATGGAATATATTTGCTAGTTATGCCTATAACGATGCTCGTGTCACCGAAGATAATAGCATTCCCATAGGCAACCGCGTACAACGGACAACTCCCCATGCTGCCAGCTTATGGACAACCTATGAAATTCAACGAGGAAATTTACAGGGTTTAGGCTTTGGTTTAGGATTGTTTTATGTAGGCGATCGCGCTGGAGATACTGGAAATACATTTGAAGTACCTAGTTATTTAACAACTAATGCTGCTATCTTTTACAAACAAGACAGATTCCGGGCGGCGATTAATATCCGAAACCTCTTTAACGTAGACTACTTTGAAAATGCTTTCAATCGCTTGCGCGTCTCTCCTGGTGAACCATTTACAGTCCAAGGAACTATTTCTTGGACATTTTGA
- a CDS encoding iron-siderophore ABC transporter substrate-binding protein, which translates to MKIISRHFIVIFLLGMLIFTAIWAGNKSFTYEATNPISPQQNAKCRVVQHVQGETCIPLNPQRIVTLDFNSFATVLALDTKPIATWITTEIEDDFRYFQGKADGVEILHSSSGQINLEKLVLLNPDLIIVISHPGFEGVYKYASQIAPTVILPWIETRGNWKQHIKDAARVLNKTETGIQLINDYNRRVNQLKQAIENSYREIRISFAFVASGRLVITREKSFAGGILDDIGILNPIFAKSGDNDLPLSEELLPKIDSDILFIAPLRKDDYSVIKQLQQKPLWSQLKAVQQNQVYIVDFSVWRGLNILAAHEMLNDLDKYLINFLENNA; encoded by the coding sequence ATGAAAATAATTTCACGTCACTTTATTGTCATATTCTTATTAGGAATGTTGATATTTACTGCCATTTGGGCTGGTAATAAAAGTTTTACCTATGAAGCGACAAACCCAATATCTCCACAACAAAACGCAAAATGTCGAGTGGTGCAACACGTCCAAGGAGAAACTTGTATTCCCCTCAATCCGCAACGAATTGTCACCTTAGATTTTAATAGCTTTGCAACAGTTTTGGCTTTAGACACCAAACCCATAGCCACTTGGATTACAACTGAAATAGAAGATGACTTTCGTTACTTTCAAGGAAAAGCAGATGGAGTTGAAATTTTACATAGTTCTAGCGGACAAATTAATTTAGAAAAACTTGTATTACTCAATCCCGACTTAATTATTGTTATCTCCCATCCAGGATTTGAAGGAGTTTATAAATATGCGTCGCAAATTGCACCAACAGTAATTCTCCCTTGGATAGAAACTAGAGGCAATTGGAAACAACACATTAAAGATGCTGCCAGAGTTTTGAACAAAACAGAGACAGGCATTCAACTTATAAATGACTATAACCGACGTGTTAACCAGTTAAAACAAGCTATTGAAAATAGTTATAGGGAAATTCGCATATCATTTGCTTTTGTTGCTTCGGGAAGATTAGTTATTACTCGTGAAAAATCTTTTGCTGGTGGAATTTTAGATGACATTGGCATATTAAATCCTATATTTGCAAAATCCGGTGACAATGATTTACCTCTTTCTGAAGAACTCTTACCCAAGATTGACAGCGATATCCTATTTATTGCACCACTACGCAAAGATGATTACTCCGTTATCAAACAGCTTCAGCAAAAGCCTTTATGGTCTCAACTCAAAGCTGTGCAGCAAAATCAAGTTTACATAGTGGATTTTTCTGTATGGCGTGGACTCAATATTCTGGCGGCACATGAGATGCTCAATGACCTTGATAAATACCTCATTAATTTTCTTGAAAATAATGCCTAA
- a CDS encoding DUF1636 family protein, translated as MPKHTIFVCKSCHRSSQERPENPPFDGAILLDKLNDLCNEKLSLNELEIKPVECLWACNQGCVVAASHPDKPTYLFVNLTPEEGAASLLEFMQLYIKSRKGNIAWKQLPELLQAAIFAQIPPGESSFG; from the coding sequence ATGCCTAAACATACCATATTTGTCTGCAAATCTTGTCACCGTTCTTCTCAAGAACGACCAGAAAATCCCCCTTTTGATGGTGCAATTTTACTTGACAAACTAAATGATTTATGTAATGAAAAATTATCACTGAATGAACTGGAAATTAAACCCGTTGAATGTTTGTGGGCTTGTAATCAAGGCTGTGTTGTAGCAGCTTCGCACCCAGACAAACCCACTTATCTTTTTGTCAATTTGACTCCAGAAGAAGGCGCAGCATCATTACTGGAATTTATGCAATTGTATATCAAGAGCCGCAAAGGCAATATAGCTTGGAAACAATTACCTGAACTGTTGCAAGCTGCTATTTTCGCGCAAATCCCACCAGGAGAAAGTAGCTTCGGTTAG